Part of the Spinacia oleracea cultivar Varoflay chromosome 5, BTI_SOV_V1, whole genome shotgun sequence genome, CCTTAGGCTTAGACAAAATATCCATTATTTGCTGCACTTGGTCTTTCGAAACCCCCGCAATACCGTGCAAATCTGTTACAGCAGCTGTTGTCCCTGCTTTGCTGCCATCCTGCGCTACTACACTGCTGCTCGCATTAGGTGTTGTTACAGCATTGGCACGTGCTGCCACAACTGTGCCGGTATGTCCACGGCCAGCTTTGCCGCCACGAGAACCTGTTCTGCCACCCCTCCCTGGACCACGACCACCCCGCCGTTTCTCATCCCACCAATCAGGAAACCCAATGAGTTGATAACAACTTTCCTCTTCATGATATGGTCCTCACGATTACAGTGAGTACAGAACTTGGCAGACACATCAACAAAATTTGGTCTAGACTTGGTTTCGACTTTAAACGCCATCACATTCTCCATTCCCTTACTGCCTTTAGCCCGCATATTCTACGTATTAACCACAGTCTGGTAAGCCTCATCAACAGAAGGAAACAGTGTTTGAGCCAACAATTGGGCTCGAATGGCCTCATAATGATCATCAAGGCCTATTAAAAAATAATGCAGACGATCTTCCTCCCGTATTTCTCCAACCTGCTTTGCGATATTGCAGGTACACCCCGCACATGTACACCTCGGCACCCTCGCGTACTGTACGTACTCCTTCCATATTTTCGACATTCGTCTGAAATACTCCGTAACAGCCTCGGTGGTGGCCTGTTTATAGCTACTCAATGCCATTTTAATATGACAAACTCTCGTCCCGGTCACCACGCAAAACCTCTTCCTCAAGTGACACCATAATTCGAACGCAATATCATAGTCTTCAATGGAAGACCGTAGAGTCTCGTCAATTTTGTTCGTAATCCATGACACAACCATAGAATTCACAGCGTACC contains:
- the LOC110798797 gene encoding uncharacterized protein codes for the protein MGDDEGSPPAKEPPRVDLDYYLGSGDGPCIIITPVKLRGSVNYDEWAKAVRRSMISKFKFGFVDGSVTEPSTDSNKMKHWYAVNSMVVSWITNKIDETLRSSIEDYDIAFELWCHLRKRFCVVTGTRVCHIKMALSSYKQATTEAVTEYFRRMSKIWKEYVQYARVPRCTCAGCTCNIAKQVGEIREEDRLHYFLIGLDDHYEAIRAQLLAQTLFPSVDEAYQTVVNT